DNA sequence from the Penicillium psychrofluorescens genome assembly, chromosome: 3 genome:
TATTTTTGTCCATTAAAACAGAATCTCTTACTCTTGACAGCCGCTCCGTCTAAAACAAAGGGAAAATATGGCACAGACACATACAGACAGTAttcttcctcccccctctccacCTTCACCTTCACCTTTCTATCATCCACGATCGCAATGTTGTGGCAATGGCACCAGATGTATCGAATTGCTTAACCGATAACGAGGGTCTCGTCCTCGGGGAAGCTGTACTGAGGAACCTCCAGGTTCAGAGGCGCAGGGCCCCTCCGGACACGGCCGGAGATATCGTAGTGGGAGCCGTGGCAGGGGCAGAACCAGCCGCCGTAGTCGCCGGCCTCGCCGATGGGGACACAACCCAGGTGGGTGCAGACACCTGATGGAACAAAAACCAGTTAGTATTGATCAGGGCAGTTACTATGTAGATATCCAGTCCACCTACCAAGCATGATTAGCCACTCGGGCCGCTGCACGCGGTCCTCGTCGGACTGGGGGTCGCGCAGTTCCTCCCATTTCTCCTCACGGGCCTCGGTGATCTCATCCTGGGTGCGGTGACGGATGAAGACGGGCTTGCCGCGCCacttgatgatgacctgTTTTTGGGACACTCAGGTTAGGACGGGGGCATCGGTCATGAAAAAGGGGCCGGGCACGTACGTTCTTGCCCTCCGGGATGGCGCCGAGAGCGACCTCGACCTTGGCCTGAGCCAGGACGTCGGCGGAAGCGGACATGTTGACCAGGAAGTCTGGGAGAGAGTGTGCGAGTTAGCGAAATGTGACGATCGGGTGGTGCGAGTCCTTCCGCAATGCCCTTCTCATCCCATGTGACTGTGTGTTCCATCTCTTCTGCTCGCAGGGGACTGGAAAGAACGAAACCTACCCTGCACGGTAGCCTTGGCACCGACGGCAGAGGCCAGACCGAGGGATCCGGCCATGAAGTAGGAGAAGACCTGGTTGGAGCGGGGCGACTTGTTGGAGGAGTATTTGCTGAAATTGGGGATCTTCAGGGTCGAGGTGTACTCCTGCGAGCTGCCGAAGGGGCTGTCGAAGGACGACTTGTTCGAGACGTCCCTCCGCTGGCAGGAGGCGACCGCGGCCCGAGCGGTGGGCAGCTGCTGACGAGCGCAGGTGCGCAGCAGAGTGGTGGAGGTAGCGGAGAGCGACATGGCGGGGAGTGGGAGAGGCAATTGACCAGAGGCAACGAGCAATTGCgtgggagggggggaggtgGGTGTAGAGTAGGGGAGAAACGAGGATTGATGATGGATGCAGTCGGGAAAAGTCGCAGTAGTCAGCAGAGCTTTCAATGGCCATCACCTGATTGGCTGTGGGGCCACGCTGTATACTCTGGGCAACTATGAGATGGACTCCCGATGACAATGAATCACTACttagaagaaaagaagaaaaaaaagaatcaCGAAGATACTCTCGGCTTTATTTTCTATTTGCCATGGTCCCCGGTACCGGTGTCGAGGTATTCCAGCCCAGGTCCATCCGAACGCCAGCGCAAAGACACAAAACTCCAATGCTTCCCTCAATTCATTCTTTCATTTCCACGTCGGGATCATGGCCCATCGTCCCATAACTCCCCGGAGCAGGGATCGGTTCGACCGTCCgatccaccaccagcgcaCTCACCGACCCCGACGTGTGCGTGACTACCGGTGCCCGAGGAGTCGCGGGAGCCGGTCGAGGCTCTTcgtctgctgctgccatcaCTACTGCCATTGGATCTTCAGCCGAGTTACCGTTCACCTGCTTGGCGGGAGCACCGGTCCCGTTCAACGTGCGCTGGCCCTTCTCCAtgacaccaccaccatcaccattcCCAGCCGCCTCCTtggctttcttctccttgaatTGCTTGTAGGTGGTTGTCTTGGGAATTACATCGGCAAGGAATTCGAGGTTATCGATGTGTGATACTGCGGTCGCTGCGGCACGTCAGCATCATTGTTCGGTAGTTAAAGCAAGCAACCAACGTACCGAGATCTCTGTACTGAACGGTCTTCCGTGGTTTCCGTTCTGACTTGACAACATTATGCCCCTGCTCGGCAAGGTAATGAATGAACATTTCCTGGGATCCAAGTCAGTTGGGACACGGCCGCGAGTAGACAGGCGCGTACTGTGGCCATGGCGATCACAAAGGTCGCGTTGTTGGAACATTGCACGATGTCCTCGTCCAAATggacgatcttcttgattCGCGAGACTAGGGAGTTCGTGTTAGCTGTATGAGTGTCGCGAGCCCTGGGTGGGCGGGAACGTACTGGGAAGAGCGCTCTGCCCGGTGATTTCCTCGGGATCGCCCGCGTTCTTGGGTGGCATGGTGGACGTAATCTGGTAGTGAAGATTCTCGCAGAAGATCGAGGAAAGTATGGATCGAGAGGTTGGGTTGAGTGTCTGGGGTCGAGGGTGAAAGCGAAAGGGAAAGCGGAAATCCGGTCGGAATCTACGCGTTATCGAACTTCACCCTTATCGACTtctttcatccttgtctCGCCTCGACTGTCAaccatccccttcccccGAGGAACTTGTCTCCTCTAGATTGCGGTTGAAATCAATCACCCTCTCGTCTAACGGTCTCCAGCGCGATTCATCTCGTACGGCGTCTCGGGGAGACAGCTGTCCCCGTCGCAACACCAATCGCCCATCCCCATCACCTCGCCGATTATGCTAGGACGGTCCACTCGACCGATGTTATGACCTCTTCACGCCCATCCTCGAACTTCTCCCGGGCTCACCGGTCGCCGTCCCTTCTAACGGAGCGCCGCGA
Encoded proteins:
- a CDS encoding uncharacterized protein (ID:PFLUO_004775-T1.cds;~source:funannotate), with amino-acid sequence MSLSATSTTLLRTCARQQLPTARAAVASCQRRDVSNKSSFDSPFGSSQEYTSTLKIPNFSKYSSNKSPRSNQVFSYFMAGSLGLASAVGAKATVQDFLVNMSASADVLAQAKVEVALGAIPEGKNVIIKWRGKPVFIRHRTQDEITEAREEKWEELRDPQSDEDRVQRPEWLIMLGVCTHLGCVPIGEAGDYGGWFCPCHGSHYDISGRVRRGPAPLNLEVPQYSFPEDETLVIG
- a CDS encoding uncharacterized protein (ID:PFLUO_004776-T1.cds;~source:funannotate); this translates as MPPKNAGDPEEITGQSALPISRIKKIVHLDEDIVQCSNNATFVIAMATEMFIHYLAEQGHNVVKSERKPRKTVQYRDLATAVSHIDNLEFLADVIPKTTTYKQFKEKKAKEAAGNGDGGGVMEKGQRTLNGTGAPAKQVNGNSAEDPMAVVMAAADEEPRPAPATPRAPVVTHTSGSVSALVVDRTVEPIPAPGSYGTMGHDPDVEMKE